In Gopherus flavomarginatus isolate rGopFla2 chromosome 5, rGopFla2.mat.asm, whole genome shotgun sequence, one DNA window encodes the following:
- the LOC127052825 gene encoding LOW QUALITY PROTEIN: olfactory receptor 1052-like (The sequence of the model RefSeq protein was modified relative to this genomic sequence to represent the inferred CDS: inserted 2 bases in 2 codons): MLEAAGKNNMGNLCKEIPLVYVCXQSLCVAMAWGNDTTVTEFILAGFTDHPELQVALFLIFLVIYVLTLLGNXGMIGLIWRDSRFHTPMYILLSNLSLVDLGYSSSIAPRVLVSFSRKSKAISYAGCAAQLYFFFVFATAESLLLAVMAYDRYVAICNPLLYRLIMSKRSCVWLLASSYMAGVANATMFTSCTFQLSFCGPNVIDHYFCDVLPLMRLSCTDTHNNEMLLSSFAGSIQLTTILIILFSYLYITAAILRIRSSEGRRKAFSTCASHLTAVAIFYGTTVFIYLRLSSTSSGEQDQVISVFYTVVIPMLNPLIYSLRNKEVKAALGRTLERRKFSQPL, translated from the exons ATGTTGGAAGCTGCAGGGAAAAACAACATGGGTAACCTATGTAAGG aAATTCCCCTTGTGTATGTCT TTCAAAGCCTGTGTGTAGCAATGGCCTGGGGAAATGACACCACTGTGACTGAATTCATCCTTGCAGGATTCACTGACCATCCAGAGCTGCAGGTTGCCCTCTTCCTCATATTTCTGGTGATCTATGTTCTCACCTTGCTGGGCA TTGGGATGATTGGCCTAATCTGGAGGGACTCCAGATTTCATACCCCCATGTATATCTTGCTCAGCAACTTGTCACTTGTTGACCTTGGCTACTCCTCATCCATCGCCCCCAGGGTGCTGGTGAGCTTCTCAAGGAAGAGTAAGGCTATTTCCTACGCTGGATGTGCTGcacagctgtattttttttttgtctttgccaCAGCTGAGTCTTTACTCCTTGCGGTGATGGCCTATGACCGTTATGTGGCTATCTGTAACCCACTGCTCTATAGGCTCATCATGTCCAAGAGGTCCTGCGTCTGGCTCTTGGCTAGCTCTTACATGGCTGGGGTTGCAAATGCAACCATGTTTACCAGCTGCACCTTTCAGCTGTCCTTCTGTGGGCCCAATGTAATTGATCATTACTTTTGTGACGTCCTTCCGCTCATGCGGCTCTCCTGCACCGACACTCACAACAATGAAATGTTGCTTTCTAGCTTTGCTGGTTCCATACAACTGACTACCATACTGATCATCCTCTTCTCTTATCTGTATATTACTGCTGCCATACTCAGGATCCGCTCTTCCGAGGGGAGGCGCAAAGCCTTCTCTACCTGCGCCTCTCACCTGACAGCCGTGGCTATATTCTATGGCACGACGGTCTTTATCTACTTACGACTCAGTTCCACCTCCTCAGGGGAGCAGGACCAGGTGATCTCTGTGTTCTACACGGTGGTGATCCCCATGctgaaccccctcatctacagcctgaggaacaaggaggtgaaggccgcCCTGGGGAGAACATTAGAGAGAAGAAAGTTCTCTCAGCCGCTTTGA